One Kaistella polysaccharea DNA segment encodes these proteins:
- a CDS encoding YtxH domain-containing protein, which translates to MGTKKNGVLALLGLGALAWWKYKNASAEDKQMVKDKVNTAKDNFNQWGNDIKTKASDVASQVQDKVNQTKGTVEDTMNQS; encoded by the coding sequence ATGGGAACTAAGAAAAACGGCGTATTAGCATTATTAGGATTAGGAGCATTAGCATGGTGGAAATACAAAAATGCAAGTGCTGAAGATAAGCAAATGGTGAAAGACAAAGTAAACACTGCGAAAGACAATTTCAATCAGTGGGGAAATGACATCAAAACAAAAGCTTCGGATGTAGCTTCACAAGTTCAAGACAAAGTAAATCAAACGAAAGGTACGGTAGAAGATACCATGAACCAAAGCTAA
- a CDS encoding threonine aldolase family protein, producing MKYSFKNDYAESAHPRILEALIKSNLNQQNGYGLDEYSTEAKSIIKQKIGNYSSTVDFVSGGTQANLIAISAFLRPHESVVAAATGHIFTNESGAIEATGHKVHAIETLNGKIKPVDIQKIIDVHQNKPHQVKQKLVYISNSTELGTIYSKQELIDLYQYCQEKELYLFVDGARLGHALTAETNDLTLEDFGKYTDAFYLGGTKNGALIGEAIIINNENLQKEFGFHLKQKGALLAKGRLLGLQFQELLRDDLYFDLAKHANQQAMKIKNAFGQLGSDFLCETFTNQIFPILTNSQIEKLSTNFDFYVWKKIDEEKSAVRIITSWATTDQIIENFINEIKNLK from the coding sequence ATGAAATATTCTTTTAAAAATGATTATGCCGAAAGTGCTCACCCACGAATTTTGGAAGCTTTGATAAAATCTAATTTAAATCAACAAAATGGTTATGGTTTAGATGAATATTCTACCGAAGCAAAAAGCATTATTAAACAAAAAATCGGCAATTATTCGTCCACCGTTGATTTTGTTTCTGGCGGCACGCAAGCTAATTTGATCGCGATTTCCGCGTTTTTACGTCCGCATGAAAGTGTTGTTGCTGCTGCAACAGGACATATTTTCACCAATGAAAGTGGTGCCATCGAAGCTACTGGACATAAAGTGCATGCCATCGAAACTTTAAATGGTAAAATTAAGCCCGTAGATATCCAGAAAATCATTGATGTTCATCAGAATAAGCCACATCAGGTCAAACAAAAACTGGTTTATATTTCAAATTCTACGGAGTTGGGAACCATTTATTCTAAGCAGGAATTAATAGATTTATACCAATATTGCCAGGAAAAAGAGCTTTATTTATTTGTAGACGGTGCACGTTTAGGACATGCTTTAACGGCGGAAACCAACGACTTAACTTTAGAAGATTTCGGAAAATATACGGATGCCTTTTACCTCGGTGGAACGAAAAATGGCGCATTAATCGGAGAAGCAATAATCATTAATAATGAAAATTTGCAGAAAGAATTCGGTTTTCACTTAAAACAAAAAGGAGCTTTGCTTGCAAAAGGCAGATTACTCGGACTTCAGTTTCAGGAATTGCTCCGAGATGATCTATATTTTGACCTTGCGAAACATGCGAATCAACAAGCCATGAAAATTAAGAATGCTTTTGGACAATTAGGCAGCGATTTCCTTTGCGAAACATTTACCAATCAGATATTTCCTATTCTTACAAATTCTCAAATCGAAAAGCTCTCCACCAATTTTGATTTTTATGTTTGGAAAAAGATAGATGAAGAAAAATCAGCCGTCCGAATCATCACATCCTGGGCGACAACGGATCAGATTATAGAAAATTTTATTAATGAAATAAAAAATTTAAAATGA
- a CDS encoding adenine phosphoribosyltransferase, with protein sequence MNQKLVHELESTIENIPDFPKEGIQFKDITPIFLNPQLYKDVIKDLAAFSRDKIDVVCGIESRGYLFGIAIAVALDVPFILIRKKGKLPPPFVGQKYDLEYGSAEIEMRTGQLKHGQRVLIHDDLLATGGTTEAAALLVQKQGAIVSQFSFLIALKELGGEERLNKFNAEVHQILSY encoded by the coding sequence ATGAATCAAAAGTTAGTTCACGAATTAGAAAGTACCATTGAAAATATTCCGGATTTCCCCAAAGAAGGAATTCAGTTCAAAGATATAACGCCTATCTTTCTCAATCCCCAGTTATACAAAGATGTCATCAAGGATTTGGCGGCATTCAGTCGGGACAAAATAGATGTGGTTTGCGGAATTGAAAGCCGCGGTTATTTGTTTGGAATCGCAATTGCGGTCGCATTAGATGTTCCTTTTATTTTAATTCGAAAAAAAGGAAAATTACCACCGCCATTTGTTGGGCAGAAATATGACCTGGAATATGGCTCAGCGGAAATAGAAATGCGAACAGGCCAACTAAAACACGGACAAAGAGTTCTCATTCACGACGATTTATTAGCAACAGGAGGCACAACAGAAGCTGCAGCCCTATTAGTTCAGAAACAGGGAGCCATAGTTTCCCAATTTAGTTTTTTAATTGCTCTGAAGGAATTAGGAGGTGAAGAACGCCTTAATAAATTCAATGCGGAAGTTCATCAGATCTTAAGTTATTAA
- a CDS encoding M28 family metallopeptidase, with translation MKKTIIFLSLLVAVGINAQKKEKDSEILGYVNSVSKDSLKANIQKLVSFGTRHTMSSTTDKDKGIGAARSWVLSKFRTYAENTGGRMEVYLQNEDLQPDGKRISKVTNLGNAVAFLKGTDPNDKRIIIISGHLDSRVSDVMNSTDYAPGANDDGSGVAAVIESARVLSKSKFPTSILFVAVSGEEQGLLGATMLADKAKEDHWDIQAVLNNDMIGNNSFDANKNDGTPKLRVFSEGLSAFETEKNAAKIRSLGLENDGDARQLARYVKEIGEKYVKNIDIKLIYRNDRFLRGGDHTPFVNNGFTAVRLTDYYENYDHQHQDIRTENNKKYGDLIEFMDFDYLKTNTAVNVAVMANLAKSTPPPVNVLMDVKELSNSTKLMWEKPSSGKVKGYNILYRETDSSVWTNKIFTTENSYTVPLSKDNFIFAVQSVSQSGNESLPVVPKVSR, from the coding sequence ATGAAGAAAACGATCATTTTTTTAAGCCTTTTGGTTGCAGTTGGCATAAATGCACAGAAAAAGGAAAAAGATTCTGAAATTTTGGGATATGTAAATTCGGTAAGCAAAGATTCATTGAAGGCCAATATTCAAAAACTTGTAAGTTTTGGAACGCGACATACCATGAGTTCTACGACTGATAAAGATAAAGGTATTGGCGCCGCAAGAAGTTGGGTGCTTTCTAAATTCAGAACGTACGCCGAAAATACCGGTGGTCGAATGGAAGTTTATCTTCAAAATGAAGATTTACAGCCTGATGGAAAGCGAATAAGCAAAGTTACCAATCTGGGAAATGCAGTAGCGTTTTTAAAGGGAACCGATCCCAACGATAAGAGAATTATCATTATTTCAGGGCACTTAGATTCTCGAGTTTCAGATGTAATGAACTCCACAGATTATGCCCCTGGCGCTAATGATGATGGAAGTGGTGTTGCAGCAGTGATAGAAAGTGCCAGAGTTTTGAGTAAATCAAAATTCCCAACCTCCATACTTTTTGTTGCGGTAAGCGGCGAAGAGCAGGGGCTTTTGGGTGCGACCATGTTAGCAGACAAAGCCAAAGAAGATCATTGGGATATTCAAGCAGTTTTGAATAATGATATGATTGGAAACAACAGCTTTGATGCAAATAAAAATGACGGAACTCCAAAACTTAGAGTTTTCAGCGAAGGTTTATCAGCTTTTGAAACTGAAAAAAATGCCGCAAAAATTCGCAGTCTCGGATTAGAGAATGATGGAGACGCACGCCAGTTAGCCAGATATGTAAAAGAAATTGGAGAAAAATATGTGAAGAATATCGACATCAAATTAATTTACAGAAACGACCGCTTTTTACGAGGCGGTGATCATACTCCTTTCGTAAATAACGGCTTTACTGCAGTTCGTTTAACAGATTATTACGAAAACTATGATCATCAGCATCAGGATATCAGAACAGAAAACAATAAGAAGTACGGCGATTTAATTGAATTTATGGACTTTGATTATCTAAAAACAAATACCGCTGTAAATGTTGCGGTGATGGCCAACTTGGCGAAATCAACTCCGCCGCCAGTCAATGTATTAATGGATGTTAAAGAGCTTTCTAATTCTACAAAACTGATGTGGGAAAAACCATCCTCCGGGAAAGTCAAGGGATATAATATCTTGTATCGGGAAACCGACAGTTCTGTTTGGACCAATAAAATTTTCACTACTGAAAATTCTTATACAGTTCCGCTCTCCAAAGATAATTTCATTTTTGCAGTGCAGAGCGTTTCACAAAGCGGTAACGAAAGTTTGCCAGTGGTTCCCAAAGTTTCAAGATAA
- a CDS encoding LTA synthase family protein, which translates to MYASKLKPYLYLGLFYGLLSLILRVVFIFHPITTVEFGFFQSLKILFVGALSDVFVFILASSILAIYLLFLSNSKYKNPYGYIIFGFFVISFLYTAFVPGNIFKQYGGSFPEVAMIFIGLKMALFGLMLFLPTQRLRIRNILYFITIFLYVLLIIFNAVSEYFFWNEFGVRYNFIAVDYLIYTNEVIGNIMESYPIIPLFTGILTLSVIITWFIYKKTRDELLTLPNFKQKLILLVSFIVLAAISLFMIPQLGKIKSDNTFAAEIQANGFPKFYHAFTQNELDYFQFYPTMNQQVAESNFLKQFQPPSLVRNITSNGPELHKNVVLISVESLSAEFLEHYGNQQQIMPFLDSLADKSLMFTNLYATGNRTVRGLEALTLCIPPTAGESVVKRKNNKNKFTTGSVFKSKGYHVKFLYGGYSYFDNMEDFYKGNGYEIIDRNNFNPEEITFANVWGVSDEDMAKKAVQEMNQDAKTGKPFFHHWMTVSNHRPFTYPEGRIDIPGTAKSRDGGVKYTDYALRKFFEMAKKEAWYKNTVFVIVADHCASSAGKTELPMDKYRIPGIVFSEGFIEPQKFHQTMSQIDVMPTLFGLLNFNYESKFLGQNIFSAQFQPKAYIATYQDLGFIKDNYLTVISPTKKVKQYSLSLQKSDLPENFKLFYDEKLVSKPQTSLVEDCISAYQSVSFWLKENKLNK; encoded by the coding sequence ATGTACGCATCAAAACTAAAACCTTATTTGTATTTGGGGCTTTTCTATGGTCTTTTGTCCCTGATTTTAAGAGTTGTATTTATTTTTCATCCAATTACTACCGTCGAATTTGGTTTTTTTCAAAGCTTAAAAATTCTATTCGTCGGCGCATTAAGTGATGTCTTTGTTTTTATTTTAGCGAGCAGTATTTTAGCAATTTACTTACTGTTTTTATCGAATTCAAAATATAAAAACCCCTACGGATATATTATTTTCGGATTTTTTGTTATTTCATTTTTATATACTGCCTTTGTTCCAGGAAATATTTTCAAACAATATGGTGGTTCTTTTCCCGAAGTTGCAATGATTTTTATCGGGTTGAAGATGGCATTATTTGGCTTAATGCTTTTTCTTCCTACGCAAAGACTTCGGATTCGAAATATTTTATATTTCATTACCATTTTCCTCTATGTTTTGCTCATCATTTTCAATGCGGTTAGCGAATATTTTTTTTGGAATGAATTCGGTGTTCGATATAATTTTATCGCGGTTGATTACTTAATTTACACCAATGAAGTCATCGGGAATATTATGGAAAGTTATCCTATAATTCCTCTATTTACCGGAATTCTGACACTGTCCGTAATCATCACTTGGTTTATTTACAAAAAAACACGTGATGAATTACTCACGCTTCCTAATTTTAAACAAAAATTAATTCTTCTTGTATCTTTTATCGTATTGGCGGCAATCAGTTTATTCATGATTCCGCAGTTGGGTAAAATAAAAAGTGATAATACCTTCGCTGCAGAAATTCAGGCAAACGGTTTTCCTAAATTTTATCATGCATTTACCCAAAATGAATTAGATTATTTTCAGTTTTATCCAACAATGAATCAGCAAGTTGCTGAAAGTAACTTTTTGAAACAATTTCAACCGCCATCTTTGGTAAGAAATATTACTTCAAACGGTCCAGAATTGCACAAGAATGTCGTCTTAATTTCAGTGGAAAGTCTCTCAGCAGAATTTCTCGAACATTATGGCAATCAACAACAAATAATGCCTTTCCTCGACAGTTTGGCGGATAAATCTTTAATGTTTACAAACCTTTATGCCACTGGAAACCGTACCGTTCGGGGACTTGAAGCTTTAACTTTATGTATTCCGCCTACGGCTGGAGAAAGTGTGGTAAAAAGAAAAAATAATAAAAATAAATTCACAACGGGAAGCGTCTTCAAATCCAAAGGGTATCATGTGAAATTTCTCTACGGAGGATACAGTTATTTTGATAATATGGAGGATTTTTATAAAGGAAATGGCTACGAAATTATAGATCGGAATAACTTTAATCCGGAAGAAATTACTTTTGCCAATGTTTGGGGAGTTTCAGATGAAGATATGGCGAAAAAAGCAGTGCAGGAAATGAACCAGGATGCTAAAACCGGAAAACCTTTTTTCCATCATTGGATGACCGTTTCCAATCACCGCCCTTTTACTTATCCCGAAGGAAGGATTGATATTCCGGGGACTGCCAAATCTCGCGATGGTGGTGTGAAGTATACAGATTATGCCTTGCGTAAATTTTTCGAAATGGCAAAGAAAGAGGCTTGGTATAAAAATACGGTTTTCGTAATTGTTGCAGATCATTGTGCATCAAGTGCAGGGAAAACAGAATTGCCGATGGACAAATACCGTATTCCGGGAATCGTCTTTTCAGAAGGTTTTATTGAGCCCCAGAAATTTCACCAAACAATGTCCCAAATTGATGTAATGCCGACACTTTTTGGACTTTTAAACTTTAATTATGAATCAAAGTTTTTAGGTCAGAATATTTTCAGCGCGCAATTTCAGCCCAAAGCTTACATCGCAACTTATCAGGATTTAGGTTTTATAAAAGACAATTATCTAACGGTAATTTCGCCGACCAAAAAAGTGAAACAATATTCTTTAAGCTTGCAAAAATCCGATTTACCGGAGAATTTTAAACTGTTTTACGATGAAAAACTTGTTAGTAAACCTCAAACCAGTTTGGTAGAAGATTGTATCTCAGCTTACCAAAGTGTTTCTTTTTGGTTAAAAGAAAATAAACTCAATAAATAA
- the pruA gene encoding L-glutamate gamma-semialdehyde dehydrogenase has translation MSKAISQVPFAINEPVRSYEPGSSEVKSLISTYKEMWKEKVNIPMVINGKEITTGEEVVINSPQDHQHNLGVYHKGTMDHVDQAIKAALAAKEKWNNLGWEQRAAIFLKAADLIAGPYRDRLNAATMIGQSKNVHQAEIDASCEFIDFLRFNVEFMTEMYSEQPISDNGIWNRSEYRPLEGFCFAVTPFNFTAIAGNLPTCMAMMGNVVVWKPSDKQIYSAKVIMDILIEAGLPAGVINMIFTDGKETAEKVLAHPDFAGLHFTGSTKVFQSMWKMMGDNIHQYKTYPRIVGETGGKDFIIVHPSANVDAVATAIVRGAFEYQGQKCSAASRAYIPQSLWADVKAVLEKQMKTIKVGSPEDPSNFVNAVIDKNSFEKCKGYIERAEKSADAKVIIGGKCDDSKGWFVEPTIIETSNPKYESVCEEIFGPILSVYVYEDKNWSETLKLVDETSPYSLTGAVFSQDRYAIAEAYKALENAAGNFYINDKPTGAVVGQQPFGGARASGTNDKAGSKMNLLRWVSVRSIKETFVSAKDYKYPYLG, from the coding sequence ATGTCAAAAGCAATTTCGCAAGTTCCTTTCGCAATAAACGAGCCTGTAAGAAGCTATGAACCAGGGTCTTCAGAAGTTAAGTCTCTTATTTCCACCTATAAAGAAATGTGGAAAGAGAAAGTAAATATTCCAATGGTGATCAATGGAAAAGAGATTACAACTGGCGAAGAGGTAGTCATTAATTCTCCGCAGGATCATCAGCATAATTTGGGAGTTTACCACAAAGGAACCATGGACCACGTAGACCAAGCTATAAAAGCAGCTTTGGCTGCAAAGGAAAAGTGGAATAATTTAGGTTGGGAACAGCGCGCTGCAATTTTTCTGAAAGCTGCAGATTTAATTGCTGGCCCATACAGAGACCGACTTAATGCAGCAACCATGATCGGTCAGAGCAAGAACGTGCATCAGGCAGAAATTGATGCTTCATGTGAATTCATAGACTTTTTGAGGTTCAATGTGGAGTTTATGACAGAAATGTATAGCGAACAACCTATTTCTGATAACGGAATTTGGAACAGATCAGAATATCGGCCATTGGAAGGATTTTGTTTCGCGGTAACTCCGTTTAACTTTACAGCGATTGCCGGAAACTTACCAACTTGTATGGCAATGATGGGCAATGTAGTTGTTTGGAAACCATCTGACAAGCAGATTTATTCTGCAAAAGTAATTATGGATATCCTGATCGAAGCTGGTTTGCCCGCAGGTGTAATCAATATGATTTTCACTGACGGAAAAGAAACAGCTGAAAAAGTATTGGCACATCCAGATTTTGCAGGTCTTCATTTTACAGGATCTACGAAAGTATTCCAGAGCATGTGGAAAATGATGGGCGACAATATTCATCAATATAAAACCTATCCAAGAATTGTAGGGGAAACTGGTGGAAAAGATTTCATCATAGTTCATCCTTCTGCAAATGTTGACGCTGTTGCGACTGCAATTGTTCGTGGGGCTTTCGAATACCAAGGTCAAAAATGTTCAGCAGCTTCCCGCGCGTATATTCCACAGTCGCTTTGGGCAGATGTAAAAGCAGTTTTAGAGAAACAGATGAAAACCATTAAAGTAGGAAGTCCGGAAGATCCTTCTAACTTCGTGAATGCTGTTATTGATAAAAATTCTTTCGAAAAATGCAAAGGTTATATTGAAAGAGCAGAAAAATCAGCTGACGCTAAAGTGATTATTGGTGGTAAATGTGATGATAGTAAAGGATGGTTTGTAGAGCCAACCATTATTGAAACATCAAATCCAAAATACGAATCAGTTTGCGAAGAAATTTTCGGACCGATACTTTCGGTTTATGTTTATGAAGATAAAAACTGGAGTGAAACTTTAAAGCTAGTGGATGAAACTTCTCCATATTCATTAACAGGCGCTGTATTTTCCCAAGATCGTTACGCAATTGCTGAAGCGTACAAAGCATTGGAAAACGCTGCAGGTAACTTTTATATTAACGATAAGCCAACTGGAGCTGTTGTAGGACAGCAACCTTTTGGTGGTGCAAGAGCGTCGGGGACAAACGACAAAGCAGGTTCTAAAATGAATCTTTTACGTTGGGTTTCAGTTCGAAGTATTAAAGAAACGTTTGTATCTGCAAAAGATTATAAATATCCATATTTGGGATAG
- a CDS encoding metal-dependent transcriptional regulator: MISLTEENYLKAIFHLRKDDNTVTVNELSKFLNVKMPSVNNMMKKFAQKEWVIYETYKPLIITPQGNKEAALIVRKHRLTEMFLVEKMNFGWENVHEIAEQLEHVHSEMFFDKMDELLQFPKFDPHGEPIPNKEGNIISLDLKKLSECTKGEKVTFSAVTVSDDNFLNYLNSKKLELGKILRIIEIEKYDESMTIGKEDGSTIALSKMVCEKMLVKA; encoded by the coding sequence ATGATTTCACTCACGGAAGAAAATTATCTAAAGGCTATTTTCCATCTCCGAAAAGATGATAATACGGTGACTGTAAATGAATTAAGCAAATTTTTGAATGTGAAGATGCCCAGCGTCAATAACATGATGAAAAAGTTTGCACAAAAAGAATGGGTAATTTATGAAACCTATAAACCACTCATTATTACTCCCCAAGGAAACAAAGAAGCAGCTTTAATCGTTCGTAAACACCGATTGACCGAAATGTTTTTGGTCGAAAAAATGAATTTCGGGTGGGAAAACGTACACGAAATTGCAGAACAGCTGGAACACGTACATTCTGAAATGTTTTTCGATAAAATGGATGAATTGCTCCAGTTCCCGAAATTTGATCCGCACGGAGAGCCAATTCCCAATAAAGAAGGAAATATCATCTCTTTAGATTTAAAAAAACTAAGCGAATGTACTAAAGGTGAAAAGGTCACTTTCAGTGCGGTTACTGTTTCAGATGATAATTTTTTAAATTATCTGAATAGTAAAAAATTAGAATTGGGGAAAATCCTGAGGATTATAGAAATTGAAAAATATGATGAATCAATGACGATTGGCAAGGAAGACGGCAGCACTATTGCCCTAAGCAAGATGGTGTGTGAAAAAATGTTGGTAAAGGCTTAA
- the ribH gene encoding 6,7-dimethyl-8-ribityllumazine synthase: protein MATVNLSDYQPLQINDASSFRIGIVVSEWNDFVTNNLRDGAIQTLIKEGVKEEHIKIFNVPGAFELNYASMQLCKTDYFDAVIAIGCVIRGETPHFDYVCSAVAQGIKDCNILTNVPTIFCLLTDDTKEQSIARSGGELGNKGVEAAVTALHMIAFKKDL, encoded by the coding sequence ATGGCAACTGTAAATCTTTCAGATTATCAACCATTGCAGATCAACGATGCCAGTTCTTTTAGAATTGGCATTGTTGTTTCCGAATGGAATGATTTCGTAACTAATAATTTACGCGATGGCGCTATACAAACGCTTATAAAAGAAGGAGTAAAAGAAGAACATATTAAAATTTTCAATGTTCCTGGCGCTTTTGAACTCAATTACGCTTCTATGCAACTTTGCAAAACAGATTATTTTGATGCAGTCATTGCTATTGGGTGCGTGATAAGAGGTGAAACACCACACTTTGACTATGTATGTTCAGCGGTAGCCCAAGGCATTAAAGACTGCAATATTTTAACCAATGTTCCTACCATCTTCTGCCTTTTAACCGATGATACAAAAGAACAATCGATCGCGAGAAGCGGAGGCGAATTAGGGAACAAAGGCGTCGAAGCTGCTGTTACCGCGCTGCACATGATTGCTTTCAAAAAGGATTTATAG
- a CDS encoding enoyl-ACP reductase FabI has translation MSYGLLKGKKGIIFGALNDQSIAWKVAERCHEEGAEFILSNAPIAMRMGEIDELAKKTGSDVIAADATSVEDLDKLFAHAEEKYGKIDFILHSIGMSVNIRKGKSYTDLNYDFLEKGWDVSSVSFHKVMKAAWDRDIMNEWGSILALTYIAAQRVFPNYGDMADNKSYLESIARSFGYYWGDRKVRVNTISQSPVMTKAGAGVKGISGFFNFADSMSPLGNADAVDCANYCVSMFSDLTRKVTMQNLFHDGGFSKTGVSQRIVDKFEDLE, from the coding sequence ATGTCATACGGATTATTAAAAGGTAAGAAAGGAATTATCTTCGGAGCCTTAAACGACCAATCCATCGCTTGGAAAGTTGCGGAAAGATGTCACGAAGAGGGCGCTGAATTTATCCTTTCTAATGCACCAATCGCCATGAGAATGGGGGAAATAGATGAGCTTGCGAAGAAAACAGGTTCAGATGTTATTGCTGCCGACGCTACTTCTGTGGAAGACTTAGATAAGCTATTTGCGCATGCAGAAGAGAAATATGGCAAAATCGATTTTATCCTTCACTCTATCGGAATGTCCGTAAATATTAGAAAAGGAAAATCATATACCGATCTTAATTATGATTTCTTAGAAAAAGGTTGGGATGTATCATCAGTTTCTTTTCATAAAGTAATGAAAGCTGCTTGGGATCGCGATATTATGAATGAATGGGGTTCAATTTTAGCCTTAACGTATATTGCTGCACAGCGCGTATTCCCCAATTACGGAGATATGGCAGACAATAAATCCTATCTTGAAAGTATTGCAAGAAGTTTCGGATATTATTGGGGCGACCGAAAAGTTCGTGTCAATACAATTTCTCAATCTCCTGTAATGACGAAAGCTGGTGCTGGTGTAAAAGGAATCAGTGGTTTCTTTAATTTTGCTGACAGCATGTCTCCGCTTGGGAATGCAGATGCAGTAGATTGTGCGAATTATTGCGTAAGCATGTTCTCTGATCTTACCAGAAAAGTAACCATGCAGAATCTCTTCCACGATGGTGGTTTCAGCAAAACTGGAGTTTCCCAAAGAATTGTTGATAAATTCGAGGATTTAGAATAA
- the ypfJ gene encoding KPN_02809 family neutral zinc metallopeptidase, whose product MKWTNDRSGNVDDRRGSGGGGGMLVGGGLGTLIIAAIIFFLGGDPSAILSSGMGSAGPATEQRDLTPAELKVREFVQMVTAENEQTWTKIFKENEMQYDPAKVVMFENVTQSGCGTAQAAMGPFYCPADQTVYMDMSFFKELEQRFGAQVTEFSIAYVMAHEIGHHVQTLLGTTQKVDELRRSGRYSEAEMNKVSVATELQADFYAGVWARQTDNREKFLEPGDLESAISAAEAVGDDNIQKRSQGYVNQEGFTHGSSAQRKEWFMKGYNTGDIRQGDTFNALLK is encoded by the coding sequence ATGAAATGGACAAATGACAGAAGTGGCAATGTTGACGACAGACGCGGTTCCGGCGGCGGTGGCGGTATGCTCGTGGGTGGTGGTTTAGGAACACTGATCATTGCAGCAATCATATTTTTTTTGGGTGGTGATCCATCTGCCATTTTATCTTCCGGTATGGGAAGTGCAGGTCCGGCAACAGAACAGCGGGATCTAACTCCGGCTGAATTAAAAGTTCGGGAATTCGTACAAATGGTTACTGCAGAAAATGAACAAACCTGGACAAAAATATTTAAAGAAAATGAAATGCAGTACGATCCTGCAAAAGTGGTAATGTTTGAAAATGTAACCCAATCTGGATGTGGAACCGCGCAGGCAGCGATGGGTCCTTTTTATTGTCCTGCCGACCAAACAGTTTATATGGACATGAGTTTCTTTAAAGAACTAGAGCAACGGTTCGGCGCACAGGTGACAGAGTTTTCTATAGCTTATGTGATGGCGCATGAAATCGGGCATCACGTACAAACACTTTTAGGAACTACGCAAAAAGTAGATGAGTTACGAAGAAGTGGCAGATATTCTGAAGCGGAGATGAATAAAGTTTCTGTAGCTACCGAATTGCAGGCCGATTTTTATGCGGGTGTTTGGGCAAGACAGACTGATAACCGCGAGAAATTTTTAGAGCCTGGAGATCTTGAATCTGCAATTTCTGCCGCAGAAGCAGTAGGTGACGACAATATCCAGAAACGTTCACAAGGATATGTAAATCAGGAAGGCTTTACCCACGGAAGTTCAGCACAGCGTAAAGAGTGGTTTATGAAAGGGTATAACACAGGTGATATTCGCCAGGGTGATACTTTCAATGCGTTACTTAAATAA
- a CDS encoding tetratricopeptide repeat protein, producing MAKQRPHTSKKDMEGKETVEVFKDLDRGALDTERFLEKNAKLLAIIFGALVIAVLGFFAYKQFYVEPRNEEATLSYLSAQKNLAEGKDDLALGGKSAANPGYLGTYKNYSETEVGKLSAYNAGLIKFKEGKFQEAYDLLDEFSSDSDILTSLKFGAMADCQSNLNKNDEALSLIDKAIAASDDPYTKYYFTRKAGTLALAMKKNAEAKKYFSTIEEKYEDYDNGMSDAYIEMVKYY from the coding sequence ATGGCAAAACAGAGACCTCACACCAGTAAGAAAGATATGGAAGGGAAGGAAACGGTAGAAGTTTTTAAAGATTTAGACCGCGGTGCCCTGGATACCGAAAGATTTCTGGAAAAAAATGCGAAACTTTTAGCCATTATTTTTGGTGCTTTAGTGATAGCCGTTTTAGGGTTTTTTGCCTACAAACAATTTTATGTAGAGCCTCGAAATGAGGAAGCTACTTTAAGCTATTTATCTGCTCAGAAAAATCTTGCTGAAGGTAAGGATGATTTGGCGTTAGGTGGTAAAAGTGCTGCAAATCCTGGATATTTAGGAACATACAAAAACTACTCGGAAACCGAAGTAGGGAAATTATCTGCGTACAATGCGGGACTTATAAAATTTAAGGAAGGTAAATTTCAGGAAGCTTACGATTTACTTGATGAGTTTTCTAGCGATAGCGATATTTTAACATCTTTGAAATTTGGCGCAATGGCAGATTGTCAGTCAAATTTAAATAAAAATGACGAGGCATTATCGCTTATTGATAAAGCAATAGCTGCTTCAGATGATCCTTATACCAAGTATTATTTCACAAGAAAAGCCGGAACTTTAGCATTGGCAATGAAGAAAAATGCAGAGGCTAAAAAATACTTTTCTACGATTGAAGAAAAATATGAAGATTACGATAACGGAATGTCGGACGCGTATATCGAAATGGTTAAATATTACTAA